The Papaver somniferum cultivar HN1 unplaced genomic scaffold, ASM357369v1 unplaced-scaffold_18, whole genome shotgun sequence genome includes a window with the following:
- the LOC113337857 gene encoding uncharacterized protein LOC113337857, whose product MLLLINIKWSGKVCSRCSFDSPRTLFDRGRWFELIRRYSHYNNNSFSFSFGVLNFCLLVLNGLISALSSEHEYHFILLLPDTSMCWCVRNGTSGDDRKFCDAMLQQVIVLWKMLMLQVTKQSAFDSGYILLDIELQLKYGLFKMLGFEMGILSSAQNLSDQLCVRYVSIPIQEEAGEGFMEMDSSQVDDSGGILARASGLTTDSSYPLYCMMFMSVPFLKIKFEKIIASSGRQLLLCDRSKSVDKNLVVGHVIISGPLQVLQLLSQHQWRHRKVEQDVVEGAELNKQELTFKTQWELFIFISASCGAGEEGWSMSEFTSGLRTSYFFLLYFWLCKCVAHCRVKFEETVLVECMQINCNKIGVHRNQVIVSQCDQIVKRRHVKFTNKTELEFIKGSLMLKLFEHNTFGWKCQVLTTTTERALTEPVYLTAKFQRLPTALSMLLDLHNSVVARSKAQLLLIVSNKSAVQNLEVGSCATHILQLYRLVPLSRNQHYNSGELSTFIGTTVEGKEKAVKSMVSIGAGIIKEDMEQFEGMTVWQNKFSSEEGSLAFLNWLAVQSWLYDLVLFRALGFASLFSVVCSTSNMSWINLVPTTRIAAILLITRYADCLNKHRDTIWPLYQLCSCAYGVLAREEDLKIYLHASIGNGDLFFMLECAYTVSSMATKTYQAVKMKRVGLLNEIPGLRFELSILWALMMKFLKDSVLMLMRRSCQSYEFYQELNSFSISSILEDKDDLERWVFVMSLVLG is encoded by the exons ATGTTGCTTCTTATAAATATCAAATGGTCCGGTAAGGTATGTTCTCGCTGCAGTTTCGATTCCCCCAGAACGTTATTTGATCGAGGTAGGTGGTTTGAATTGATCAGGAGGTACTCTCATTACAATAACAACAGCTTTAGTTTCAGTTTTGGTGTACTTAATTTTTGTTTACTTGTTCTAAATGGGTTGATTT CTGCGCTGAGTTCTGAACATGAGTATCATTTTATACTATTACTTCCGGACACGAGCATGTGTTGGTGTGTTAGAAATGGTACCAGTGGTGATGATCGCAAGTTCTGCGATGCCATGCTGCAACAAGTTATTGTTCTCTGGAAGATGTTGATGCTGCAAGTGACGAAGCAGAGTGCGTTTGACAGTGGTTATATATTGCTTGACATTGAGTTACAGCTGAAATATGGTTTATTCAAAATGCTTGGTTTTGAAATGGGGATTCTGAGTAGTGCACAAAATCTCTCTGATCAGCTGTGTGTTAGATATGTCAGTATTCCGATACAAGAAGAGGCTGGAGAGGGTTTCATGGAGATGGATTCTTCGCAGGTTGATGATAGTGGAGGAATCTTAGCTCGTGCTTCAGGTTTGACGACAGATTCTTCTTACCCTTTGTACTGCATGATGTTTATGAGTGTTCCATTTCTTAAAATTAAGTTTGAGAAGATCATTGCTAGTAGTGGTAGGCAGTTACTCTTGTGTGACAGAAGTAAGAGTGTCGACAAGAACTTAGTAGTGGGTCATGTAATAATCTCTGGACCGCTACAAGTGCTTCAACTGTTATCTCAACACCAGTGGCGTCATAGGAAAGTTGAACAAGATGTTGTTGAGGGTGCCGAGTTAAATAAGCAGGAACTCACGTTCAAGACTCAGTGGGAACTATTCATATTCATTTCAGCCTCATGTGGTGCTGGTGAAGAAGGCTGGAGTATGTCAGAGTTTACGTCTGGTTTGAGAACAAGTTATTTCTTTCTCTTGTATTTCTGGTTATGCAAGTGTGTTGCACACTGTAGAGTTAAGTTTGAGGAGACTGTTCTGGTAGAGTGCATGCAAATAAATTGTAACAAGATAGGCGTACATAGAAATCAAGTAATTGTTTCTCAGTGTGACCAGATAGTGAAGAGaagacatgtcaaatttacaAATAAGACAGAGCTCGAGTTCATTAAAGGAAGTTTAATGTTGAAACTGTTTGAGCACAATACTTTTGGGTGGAAATGTCAAGTGCTTACTACCACAACAGAGCGGGCTCTAACAGAACCTGTTTACCTTACTGCAAAATTTCAAAGACTGCCAACTGCTTTAAGTATGTTACTTGACTTGCATAACTCAGTTGTTGCTCGTAGTAAAGCGCAGTTATTATTGATTGTGAGCAATAAGAGTGCGGTCCAGAACTTGGAAGTGGGTAGTTGCGCAACTCATATACTGCAACTGTATAGACTTGTTCCTTTGTCTCGCAATCAACATTACAATTCTGGGGAGCTCTCCACATTTATTGGCACGACTGTAGAAGGGAAAGAAAAGGCTGTCAAGTCCATGGTGTCAATAGGTGCAGGtataattaaagaagatatggagcAGTTCGAAGGAATGACGGTTTGGCAGAATAAGTTTAGCTCTGAAGAAGGGTCTCTTGCATTCCTCAACTGGTTGGCCGTACAGTCTTGGCTGTATGATTTGGTTTTATTCAGGGCGTTGGGATTTGCTTCGTTGTTCTCTGTTGTGTGCAGTACCAGTAACATGAGTTGGATCAACCTGGTTCCAACAACTCGCATTGCAGCAATCCTCCTTATTACCAGGTATGCTGACTGTTTAAATAAACACAGAGACACCATATGGCCTTTATATCAGTTGTGCTCATGTGCTTATGGAGTCCTTGCACGAGAAGAAGACCTGAAGATTTACTTGCATGCCTCAATTGGTAATGGAGATCTATTCTTCATGCTGGAATGTGCTTATACAGTCAGTAGCATGGCTACTAAGACCTACCAAGCcgtgaagatgaagagagtaggCTTGCTTAATGAAATTCCAGGATTGAGGTTTGAGCTCAGTATCTTGTGGGCCTTGATGATGAAATTTTTAAAGGACTCAGTTCTGATGCTTATGAGAAGAAGCTGCCAGAGCTATGAATTCTATCAAGAGCTCAACTCCTTTTCCATATcctccatccttgaggacaaggatgatttggaGAGGTGGGTATTTGTCATGTCCCTAGTGTTAGGGTAA